A single window of Brevundimonas naejangsanensis DNA harbors:
- the rpoN gene encoding RNA polymerase factor sigma-54, with protein MIGQRLEVRQGQGLVITPQLQQAIKLLQLSNLELEAFVEAELERNPLLQRDEADAGGDSAPDSANDAVTDAASDHGGEAELSFVEGSDAHAQNMDAASDDLYGDAAPGERVSDRQEDGAAQPGLNDWSRTGAGGMADGEERERPDHRDLTLWEHLQAQASAAGLSAADHGIALTLIDATDEGGYLRADLAEIAGRLGVDVARVEAVLSVCHGFEPTGVMARSIAECLTLQLVERNRFDPAMAALLENLELLARRDLTALRKACGVDGEDLAEMIAELKGLTPRPGAGFGGEPAQTVVPDVHVRPDPAGGWRVELNADTLPRLLMDKRYHAVIAAGARSDTEKTFVADCAAQASWLVKSLDQRAKTILKVSSEIVRQQDAFLAFGVEFLRPLTLKTVAEAIEMHESTVSRVTSNKYVSTPRGVFELKFFFTAAIQSSDGGAAHSAEAVRRRIKTMIDAEDADGEVLSDDRIVEILNEAGIDIARRTVAKYREALKIPSSVQRRRLLKTA; from the coding sequence GCAACTGTCGAACCTGGAGCTGGAGGCCTTCGTCGAGGCCGAGCTGGAACGCAATCCCCTGCTGCAACGCGACGAGGCTGACGCGGGAGGCGACAGCGCGCCAGACTCCGCCAACGACGCCGTCACCGACGCCGCCTCGGACCACGGCGGCGAGGCGGAACTGAGTTTCGTCGAGGGGTCCGACGCCCACGCCCAGAACATGGACGCCGCCTCGGACGATCTGTACGGCGACGCCGCGCCTGGCGAACGGGTCAGCGACCGTCAGGAGGACGGCGCCGCCCAGCCCGGCCTGAACGACTGGTCCCGCACGGGCGCCGGCGGCATGGCTGACGGCGAAGAGCGCGAGCGCCCCGATCATCGCGACCTGACCCTGTGGGAGCACCTGCAGGCCCAGGCCTCGGCGGCGGGCCTGTCGGCGGCCGACCACGGCATCGCCCTGACCCTGATCGACGCCACGGACGAAGGCGGTTATCTGCGCGCCGATCTGGCCGAGATCGCCGGGCGGCTGGGCGTGGACGTCGCCCGCGTGGAAGCGGTTCTGAGCGTCTGCCACGGCTTCGAGCCGACGGGGGTGATGGCCCGTTCGATCGCCGAATGCCTGACGCTGCAACTGGTCGAGCGCAACCGCTTCGATCCGGCGATGGCGGCCCTGCTGGAGAACCTGGAGCTGCTGGCGCGGCGCGACCTGACCGCCCTGCGCAAGGCGTGCGGCGTCGACGGCGAAGATCTGGCCGAGATGATCGCCGAGCTGAAGGGCCTGACGCCGCGTCCCGGCGCCGGGTTCGGCGGGGAACCGGCCCAGACGGTCGTGCCCGACGTTCATGTGCGCCCCGACCCGGCCGGCGGCTGGCGGGTCGAGCTGAACGCCGACACCCTGCCCCGGCTGCTGATGGACAAGCGCTATCATGCGGTGATCGCGGCGGGGGCGCGGTCCGACACGGAGAAGACCTTCGTCGCCGACTGCGCCGCCCAGGCCAGTTGGCTGGTCAAGTCGCTGGATCAGCGCGCCAAGACCATCCTGAAGGTCTCGTCGGAGATCGTGCGCCAGCAGGACGCCTTCCTGGCCTTCGGCGTCGAGTTCCTGCGTCCGCTGACGCTGAAGACGGTGGCGGAAGCCATCGAGATGCACGAATCCACCGTCAGCCGCGTCACATCGAACAAATACGTCTCCACCCCGCGCGGGGTGTTCGAGCTGAAGTTCTTCTTCACCGCCGCCATCCAGTCCAGCGACGGCGGCGCCGCACATTCGGCCGAAGCGGTGCGTCGCCGGATAAAGACCATGATCGACGCCGAGGACGCGGACGGCGAGGTGCTGAGCGACGATCGGATCGTCGAAATCCTCAATGAGGCGGGCATCGACATCGCCCGGCGCACGGTCGCCAAGTACCGGGAAGCCTTGAAAATTCCGTCGTCCGTCCAGCGCCGTCGCCTGCTCAAGACCGCCTGA